From the Helicobacter pylori genome, one window contains:
- a CDS encoding ABC transporter ATP-binding protein, translating to MIKAIDISHAFEKPLYNGVNLRIKPKESLAILGVSGSGKSTLLSHLATMLKPDSGTVSLLEHQDIYALNSKKLLELRRLKVGIVFQSHYLFKGFSALENLQVASILAKQEINHSLLEQLGIAHTLKQGVGELSGGQQQRLSIARVLSKKPQIIIADEPTGNLDTTSANQVISMLQNYITENEGALVLATHDEHLAFTCSQVYRLEKEVLIKEK from the coding sequence ATGATTAAAGCGATTGATATTTCTCATGCTTTTGAAAAACCTCTTTATAATGGCGTGAATTTGCGTATTAAACCCAAAGAAAGCCTAGCGATTTTAGGCGTGAGCGGGAGCGGTAAAAGCACGCTTTTAAGCCATTTGGCCACCATGCTAAAACCGGATAGCGGAACAGTCAGTTTGTTAGAACACCAGGATATTTATGCCTTAAACTCCAAAAAGCTTTTGGAATTACGGCGCTTAAAAGTGGGCATCGTTTTTCAATCGCATTACCTTTTTAAGGGTTTTAGCGCTTTAGAAAACTTGCAAGTCGCTTCAATCCTAGCCAAGCAAGAAATAAATCATTCCCTTTTAGAGCAATTAGGCATAGCCCACACTCTAAAACAAGGCGTGGGCGAATTGAGTGGCGGCCAGCAACAACGCTTAAGCATCGCCAGAGTGCTTTCTAAAAAACCCCAAATCATTATCGCTGATGAACCCACCGGGAATTTAGACACCACTAGCGCTAATCAGGTCATCAGCATGCTGCAAAATTACATTACAGAAAACGAAGGGGCGTTAGTCTTAGCCACGCATGATGAGCATTTAGCCTTCACTTGCTCTCAAGTCTATCGCTTAGAAAAAGAAGTTTTGATTAAGGAAAAATAA
- a CDS encoding apolipoprotein N-acyltransferase, which yields MRLLLFNQNAFLLACMFVSSVYVNAVLDAYAVENPYISIILTSLLAPLSMLAFLKTPRNSAFALGFFVGALLFYWCALSFRYSDFTYLLPLIIVLIALVYGVLFYLLLYFENPYFRLLSFLGSSFIHPFGFDWLVPDSFFSYSVFRVDKLSLGLVFLACVFLNAQNLKKYRMIGVLLLLGALDFHFFKTSDLKEVGNVELVSTRTPQDLKFDSNYLNNIENNILKEIKLAQSKQKTLIVFPETAYPIALENSPFKAKLEDLSDNIAILIGTLRTQGYSLYNSSFLFSKKSVQIADKVILAPFGETMPLPKFLQKPLEKLFFGESAYLYRNASHFSDFTLDDFTFRPLICYEGTSKAAYSNSPSKIFILMSNNAWFSPSIEPALQRTLLKYYARRYDKIILHSTNFSTSYILSPSLLGDILFRKQS from the coding sequence ATGCGTCTTCTCCTATTCAATCAAAACGCTTTTTTATTAGCGTGCATGTTTGTTTCAAGCGTGTATGTGAACGCTGTTTTAGACGCTTATGCGGTTGAAAACCCTTATATTTCTATCATACTCACAAGCCTATTAGCCCCTTTAAGCATGCTAGCGTTTTTAAAAACCCCTAGAAATAGCGCTTTTGCTTTGGGTTTTTTCGTGGGGGCGTTATTGTTTTACTGGTGCGCTTTAAGCTTTCGCTATTCGGATTTCACTTATTTATTGCCCTTAATCATTGTTTTAATAGCGTTAGTTTATGGGGTTTTATTTTATTTGTTGCTCTATTTTGAAAACCCCTACTTCAGGCTTTTGAGTTTTTTAGGCTCTAGTTTTATCCACCCTTTTGGATTTGATTGGTTAGTCCCGGATAGCTTTTTTTCTTATAGCGTGTTTAGGGTGGATAAATTATCTTTAGGGCTTGTTTTTTTGGCTTGCGTTTTTTTGAACGCTCAAAATCTTAAAAAATACAGAATGATAGGGGTTTTATTGCTACTTGGCGCGTTGGATTTTCATTTCTTTAAAACAAGCGATTTAAAAGAGGTTGGAAATGTTGAATTAGTCTCTACAAGAACGCCCCAAGATTTGAAATTTGATTCAAACTACCTTAACAACATTGAAAACAACATTCTTAAAGAAATCAAACTCGCTCAAAGCAAGCAAAAAACCTTGATTGTTTTTCCAGAGACCGCCTACCCCATCGCTTTAGAAAACTCCCCCTTTAAAGCGAAGTTAGAAGATTTGAGCGATAATATTGCTATTTTAATAGGGACATTGCGCACCCAAGGCTATAGCCTTTATAACAGCTCGTTTTTATTTTCTAAAAAAAGCGTTCAGATCGCTGATAAAGTGATCTTAGCCCCCTTTGGCGAGACCATGCCTTTACCCAAGTTTCTTCAAAAACCCCTTGAAAAACTCTTTTTTGGCGAGAGCGCTTATTTATACCGCAACGCTTCCCATTTCAGCGATTTTACATTAGACGATTTTACTTTTCGCCCCCTGATTTGCTATGAAGGCACTTCCAAAGCCGCTTATTCAAACAGCCCTTCAAAAATTTTTATCCTAATGAGCAATAACGCATGGTTTAGCCCAAGCATTGAACCCGCCTTACAAAGAACGCTTTTAAAATACTATGCAAGGCGTTATGATAAAATCATCTTGCACAGCACGAATTTTTCAACTTCTTACATCTTAAGCCCTAGCTTATTGGGCGATATTCTTTTTAGGAAACAATCATGA
- a CDS encoding CvpA family protein — translation MNYIDLALLVVVVAFGIRGFYHGFVSEIAATLGIVLGVYLASRYSVAVGNLFSEHLYDLRNETMTNLIGFLLVLASIWVFFLALGVLLGKMLVFSGLGIIDKALGFIFSCLKTFLVLSFILYALSKMDLMKDANAYLQEKSAIFPTMKSIASKIMRLDGVKHVEKNLKDNLEEMSDGVKNKGSIDNAKESFNKATDKGVEALKEKAKDLPKNMLEPKHNKPNQTPPIPTPSNKEPL, via the coding sequence TTGAACTATATTGATTTGGCGTTACTTGTGGTAGTGGTAGCCTTTGGGATTAGGGGGTTTTATCATGGCTTCGTGAGTGAAATAGCAGCGACTTTGGGGATTGTGCTTGGCGTTTATTTGGCGTCTCGCTATTCTGTGGCTGTTGGGAATTTATTTTCAGAGCATTTGTATGATTTAAGAAATGAAACCATGACCAATCTCATTGGTTTTTTACTGGTGTTGGCGTCCATTTGGGTGTTTTTTTTAGCTCTTGGAGTGTTGCTAGGCAAGATGTTAGTCTTTAGCGGTCTAGGCATTATAGACAAGGCGTTAGGGTTTATTTTTTCATGTTTGAAAACTTTTTTAGTGCTTTCTTTCATCCTTTATGCGCTCTCTAAAATGGATTTAATGAAAGACGCTAACGCCTATTTGCAAGAAAAGAGCGCTATTTTCCCCACCATGAAAAGCATCGCTAGTAAGATCATGCGCCTTGATGGCGTCAAACATGTGGAGAAAAACCTTAAAGACAACCTTGAAGAAATGAGCGATGGAGTTAAAAATAAAGGATCTATTGATAACGCCAAAGAATCTTTTAATAAGGCTACGGATAAGGGCGTAGAAGCTTTAAAAGAAAAGGCTAAAGATTTGCCTAAAAACATGCTAGAGCCAAAACACAATAAACCCAACCAAACCCCACCAATCCCAACCCCATCTAATAAAGAACCCCTATAA
- the lysS gene encoding lysine--tRNA ligase, translated as MFSNQYIQQRIHKANSLREEGKNPYKNGLKRSLTNAAFLEKYVYVKDLEEPKDKEKCESVVGRVKLLRLMGKACFIKIEDESAILQAYVSQNELNDEFKSLKKHLEVGDIVLVKGFPFATKTGELSIHALEFHILSKTIVPLPEKFHGLSDIELRYRQRYLDLIVNPSVKDVFKKRSLIVSSVRKFFEMEGFLEVETPMMHPIPGGANARPFITYHNALEIERYLRIAPELYLKRLIVGGFEAVFEINRNFRNEGMDHSHNPEFTMIEFYWAYHTYEDLIELSKRLFDYLLKTLNLDSKIIYNDMEVDFNQTSVISYLDALETIGGISKDILEKEDGLLAYLLERGVKVEPNLTHGKLLAEAFDHFVEHKLINPTFVTEYPIEISPLARRNDSNPNIADRFELFIAGKEIANGFSELNDPLDQLERFKNQVAEKEKGDEEAQYMDEDYVWALAHGMPPTAGQGIGIDRLVMLLTGAKSIKDVILFPAMRPVKNDFNVEGEE; from the coding sequence ATGTTTTCTAACCAATACATCCAACAACGCATCCATAAAGCCAATAGCTTGAGAGAAGAAGGCAAAAACCCTTATAAAAATGGCTTGAAACGAAGCCTCACCAACGCCGCTTTTTTAGAAAAATACGTTTATGTTAAGGATTTAGAAGAGCCTAAAGACAAAGAAAAATGCGAGAGCGTTGTAGGGAGGGTCAAGCTTTTGCGTTTAATGGGTAAGGCATGTTTTATTAAAATTGAAGATGAAAGCGCGATTTTACAAGCTTATGTTTCGCAAAATGAATTGAACGATGAGTTTAAAAGCTTGAAAAAGCATTTAGAAGTGGGCGATATTGTGTTGGTGAAAGGTTTCCCTTTTGCTACCAAAACCGGTGAATTAAGCATTCATGCCCTAGAATTTCACATTTTAAGCAAAACCATCGTGCCTTTGCCTGAAAAATTTCATGGACTGAGCGATATAGAATTGCGTTACCGCCAACGCTACTTGGATTTGATCGTCAATCCTAGCGTTAAAGATGTGTTTAAAAAGCGCAGTTTGATTGTCTCTAGCGTGCGGAAATTTTTTGAAATGGAAGGGTTTTTAGAAGTGGAAACCCCTATGATGCACCCCATTCCTGGCGGGGCGAACGCAAGGCCTTTCATCACTTATCATAACGCCTTAGAAATTGAAAGGTATTTGAGAATCGCCCCAGAATTATACCTTAAACGCTTGATTGTAGGGGGGTTTGAGGCGGTGTTTGAAATCAATCGTAATTTCAGGAATGAGGGCATGGATCACAGCCATAACCCCGAATTCACGATGATTGAGTTTTACTGGGCGTATCACACTTATGAAGATTTGATTGAACTCAGTAAGAGGTTATTTGACTACTTGCTAAAGACTTTAAATTTAGATTCAAAAATCATTTATAACGATATGGAAGTGGATTTCAACCAAACGAGCGTGATTTCCTATTTGGACGCTTTAGAAACAATAGGGGGCATCAGTAAGGATATTTTAGAAAAAGAAGACGGGCTTTTGGCTTATTTGTTAGAGCGAGGCGTTAAAGTAGAGCCAAACCTCACTCATGGCAAGTTACTCGCTGAAGCGTTTGATCATTTTGTAGAGCATAAGCTTATTAACCCCACTTTTGTAACCGAATATCCCATTGAGATTAGCCCTTTAGCCAGACGCAACGATAGTAACCCTAATATTGCTGACAGGTTTGAATTGTTTATTGCAGGTAAAGAAATCGCTAATGGTTTTAGCGAGTTGAATGACCCATTAGATCAACTAGAGCGCTTTAAAAATCAAGTGGCTGAAAAAGAAAAAGGCGATGAAGAAGCCCAATACATGGATGAAGATTATGTGTGGGCCCTAGCCCATGGAATGCCCCCCACTGCAGGGCAAGGCATAGGCATTGACCGATTAGTGATGCTGCTCACTGGAGCTAAAAGCATTAAAGATGTGATTTTATTCCCAGCGATGCGTCCTGTTAAAAACGATTTTAATGTTGAGGGTGAAGAATAA
- a CDS encoding serine hydroxymethyltransferase, translating into MAYFLEQTDSEIFEFIVEEFKRQNEHLEMIASENYTFPSVMEAMGSILTNKYAEGYPNKRYYGGCEVVDKIESLAIERAKKLFNCQFANVQAHSGSQANNAVYHALLKPYDKILGMDLSCGGHLTHGAKVSLTGKHYQSFSYGVGLDGYIDYEEALKIAQSVKPQIIVCGFSAYPREIDFKKFREIADAVGALLLGDIAHVAGLVVADEHAHPFPHCHVVSSTTHKTLRGPRGGLILTNDEEIAAKIDKAIFPGTQGGPLMHVIAAKAVGFKENLKPEFKAYAKLVKSNMQVLAKALKEKNHKLVSGGTSNHLLLMDFLDKPYSGKDADIALGNAGITVNKNTIPGETRSPFVTSGIRIGSAALSARGMGAKEFEIIGNKISDILNDINNVSLQLHVKEELKAMANQFSVYHQPIF; encoded by the coding sequence ATGGCTTATTTTTTAGAACAAACGGATAGTGAAATCTTTGAGTTTATTGTTGAGGAATTTAAACGCCAAAATGAGCATTTAGAAATGATAGCGAGCGAGAATTACACTTTTCCTAGTGTCATGGAGGCTATGGGGAGTATTTTAACGAATAAATACGCTGAAGGCTATCCTAACAAACGCTACTATGGAGGCTGTGAAGTGGTGGATAAAATAGAAAGCCTAGCCATAGAAAGGGCTAAAAAGCTTTTCAATTGCCAGTTCGCTAACGTGCAAGCGCATTCAGGCTCACAAGCCAATAACGCTGTCTATCACGCCCTTCTAAAGCCTTATGATAAGATTTTAGGCATGGATTTAAGCTGTGGAGGGCATTTAACGCATGGCGCTAAAGTGAGTTTAACCGGCAAGCATTACCAGAGCTTTTCTTATGGCGTGGGTTTGGATGGCTATATTGATTATGAAGAGGCGCTAAAAATCGCTCAAAGCGTTAAGCCACAAATCATTGTGTGCGGGTTTTCAGCCTATCCAAGGGAGATTGATTTTAAGAAATTTAGAGAAATCGCTGATGCAGTGGGGGCGTTACTACTAGGCGATATAGCCCATGTGGCAGGGCTTGTGGTCGCTGATGAGCATGCCCATCCTTTCCCGCATTGCCATGTGGTTTCAAGCACCACTCATAAGACCTTAAGAGGGCCTAGAGGAGGGCTTATTTTAACCAATGACGAAGAAATAGCGGCTAAGATTGACAAAGCGATTTTTCCAGGAACTCAAGGCGGGCCTTTGATGCATGTAATTGCTGCTAAAGCGGTGGGGTTTAAAGAGAATCTAAAACCAGAATTTAAAGCTTATGCAAAATTAGTGAAATCTAACATGCAAGTTCTCGCTAAAGCGTTAAAAGAAAAAAACCACAAATTAGTGAGCGGTGGCACTTCTAACCATTTGCTTTTAATGGATTTCTTAGATAAGCCTTATAGCGGGAAAGACGCTGACATTGCCTTAGGGAATGCTGGGATCACCGTGAATAAAAACACCATTCCTGGCGAAACGCGCAGCCCTTTTGTAACGAGCGGGATAAGGATTGGCTCAGCGGCATTGAGCGCAAGAGGTATGGGAGCTAAAGAATTTGAAATCATAGGGAATAAAATATCAGATATTTTGAATGATATTAATAATGTTAGTTTGCAATTGCATGTGAAAGAAGAATTGAAGGCCATGGCCAATCAATTCTCTGTGTACCACCAACCCATTTTTTAA
- a CDS encoding DUF1882 domain-containing protein, with protein MTEMELKLIKIDTSHYFEKKPGLGERMDYAGRCYYNKFQRVNAMLTSSLIQKHLKREIEIAHNLILRNDKVENIVFDYNGRNPERFYHKAQLLLREEGFMNFTAYNTKTPGHLHLYVHKGHTELGEGERLIKTLSMKLVQGLPKEWRIFPSNEWPKEFNILALPYEVFAKERGSSWAKHL; from the coding sequence ATGACAGAAATGGAATTAAAGCTCATTAAAATAGACACAAGCCATTATTTTGAAAAAAAACCAGGCTTGGGGGAGAGAATGGATTATGCGGGTCGTTGTTATTATAATAAATTCCAAAGAGTGAATGCCATGCTCACAAGCTCGCTCATTCAAAAGCATTTGAAAAGGGAAATAGAAATCGCGCACAACCTCATCTTGCGTAACGATAAGGTGGAAAACATTGTGTTTGATTATAACGGGAGGAATCCAGAGCGTTTTTATCATAAGGCGCAGTTATTGCTTCGTGAAGAGGGTTTTATGAATTTTACCGCTTATAACACGAAAACGCCAGGGCATTTGCATTTGTATGTGCATAAGGGGCATACGGAATTGGGCGAGGGCGAGAGGTTGATTAAAACTTTGTCCATGAAATTAGTGCAAGGGTTGCCTAAAGAATGGAGGATATTCCCCAGCAACGAATGGCCTAAGGAATTTAATATTTTAGCTTTACCTTATGAAGTGTTTGCAAAAGAGCGAGGAAGCTCTTGGGCGAAGCATTTATAA
- a CDS encoding TIGR00645 family protein yields the protein MLEKLIERVLFATRWLLAPLCIAMSLVLVVLGYVFMKELWHMLSHLDTISETDLVLSALGLVDLLFMAGLVLMVLLASYESFVSKLDKVDASEITWLKHTDFNALKLKVSLSIVAISAIFLLKRYMSLEDVLSSIPKDTPLSHNPIFWQVVIHLVFVCSALLTAVTNNIAFSQKERH from the coding sequence ATGTTGGAAAAACTGATTGAAAGAGTGTTGTTTGCTACTCGTTGGTTGCTAGCCCCTTTGTGTATTGCCATGTCGTTAGTGTTAGTGGTTTTAGGCTATGTGTTCATGAAAGAGTTGTGGCACATGCTCAGCCATTTAGACACCATTAGTGAAACGGATTTAGTCTTATCGGCCTTAGGCTTGGTGGATTTGTTGTTCATGGCCGGGCTTGTTTTAATGGTGTTGCTCGCCAGTTATGAAAGCTTTGTTTCCAAATTAGACAAGGTGGATGCTAGCGAAATCACTTGGCTAAAACACACGGATTTTAACGCCTTAAAGTTAAAGGTTTCCCTTTCCATTGTAGCCATTTCGGCGATTTTTTTGCTCAAACGCTACATGAGTTTAGAAGACGTTCTATCTAGCATTCCTAAAGACACGCCTTTATCGCATAACCCTATTTTTTGGCAAGTGGTGATCCATTTGGTGTTTGTGTGTTCAGCGCTTTTAACCGCTGTTACCAATAACATCGCTTTTTCGCAGAAAGAAAGGCATTGA
- the clsC gene encoding cardiolipin synthase ClsC, translating to MKIFLVFLSVFFFNGCFGLVYKTPISNPPISYDPCTTTIGSLYTKNLKENPNHSAAILLEDGFDALLHRVGLIRMSQKSIDMQTYIYKNDLSSQVIAKELLNAANRGVKVRILLDDNGLDSDFSDIMLLNFHKNIEVKIFNPYYIRNKGLRYFEMLADYERIKKRMHNKLFIVDNFAVIIGGRNIGDNYFDNDLDTNFLDLDALFFGGVASKAKESFENYWRFHRSIPVSLLRTHKRLKNNVKEIAKLHEKIPISAEDKNQFEKKVNDFIERFQKYQYPIYYGNAIFLADSPKKIDTPLYSPIKIAFEKALKNAKDSVFIASSYFIPGKKMMKIFKNQISKGIELNILTNSLSSTDAIVVYGAWERYRNQLVRMGANVYEIRNDFFNRQIKGRFSTKHSLHGKTIVFDDALTLLGSFNIDPRSAYINTESAVLFDNPSFAKRVRLSLKDHAQQAWHLVLYRHRVIWEATEEGILIHEKNSPDTSFFLRLIKEWSKVLPEREL from the coding sequence TTGAAAATCTTTTTAGTTTTTTTAAGCGTCTTTTTTTTTAATGGGTGTTTTGGGTTAGTCTATAAGACTCCCATTTCAAACCCCCCTATCTCTTATGATCCCTGCACTACCACCATTGGGAGTTTGTACACCAAAAATTTAAAAGAAAACCCTAACCATAGCGCGGCCATTCTTTTAGAAGACGGCTTTGATGCCTTGTTGCACAGAGTGGGTCTTATTAGAATGAGCCAAAAAAGCATTGACATGCAAACTTATATCTATAAAAACGACCTTTCTTCTCAAGTGATCGCTAAAGAACTTTTAAACGCGGCCAATCGTGGGGTAAAAGTGCGCATCCTTTTAGATGACAACGGGTTAGATTCAGATTTTTCAGACATCATGCTTTTAAATTTCCATAAAAACATTGAAGTGAAAATCTTTAACCCCTACTATATCCGCAATAAAGGCTTGCGTTATTTTGAAATGCTTGCGGATTATGAACGCATTAAAAAACGCATGCACAACAAGCTTTTCATCGTGGATAATTTCGCTGTCATTATAGGGGGGCGCAACATTGGGGACAATTATTTTGATAACGATTTAGACACGAATTTTTTAGATTTAGACGCTTTGTTTTTTGGGGGGGTTGCTTCAAAAGCCAAAGAAAGCTTTGAAAATTATTGGCGATTCCACCGCTCTATCCCTGTTTCATTGTTAAGAACCCATAAAAGACTCAAAAACAACGTTAAAGAAATCGCCAAGCTCCATGAAAAAATCCCTATCAGCGCTGAAGACAAAAACCAGTTTGAAAAAAAAGTCAATGATTTTATAGAACGCTTCCAAAAATACCAATACCCCATTTATTATGGGAATGCCATTTTTTTAGCCGATTCACCCAAAAAAATTGACACGCCCTTGTATTCGCCTATCAAAATCGCTTTTGAGAAAGCCCTTAAAAACGCCAAAGACTCCGTTTTTATCGCTTCATCGTATTTTATTCCAGGCAAAAAGATGATGAAAATCTTTAAAAATCAAATTTCTAAGGGGATTGAATTGAACATCCTTACCAATTCCCTTTCATCTACTGATGCGATAGTGGTCTATGGGGCGTGGGAAAGGTATCGCAACCAATTAGTGCGAATGGGCGCAAATGTCTATGAAATACGAAACGATTTTTTCAACCGCCAGATTAAAGGGCGCTTTAGCACCAAACATTCCTTACACGGCAAGACAATTGTTTTTGATGATGCCCTAACGCTTCTAGGGAGTTTTAATATTGATCCGCGCTCTGCATATATTAACACTGAAAGCGCAGTCTTGTTTGACAACCCGTCTTTTGCTAAAAGGGTGCGCTTGTCGCTTAAAGATCATGCCCAACAAGCATGGCATTTAGTCTTGTATCGGCATAGAGTTATTTGGGAAGCTACAGAAGAAGGCATCTTAATCCATGAAAAAAACTCGCCTGATACCTCTTTCTTTTTGCGTTTGATTAAAGAATGGTCTAAAGTCCTTCCTGAAAGAGAACTTTAA
- a CDS encoding fumarate reductase iron-sulfur subunit yields the protein MSDNERTIVVRVLKFDPQSAVSKPHFKEYQLKETPSMTLFIALNLIREHQDPDLSFDFVCRAGICGSCAMMVNGRPRLACKTLTSSFESGVITLMPMPSFTLIKDLSVNTGDWFSDMTKRVESWAHSKEEVDITRPEKRVEPDEAQEVFELDRCIECGCCIASCGTKLMRPNFIGAAGMNRAMRFMIDSHDERSDDDFYELVGDDDGVFGCMSLIACHDTCPKELPLQSSIATLRNRMLKVGKSR from the coding sequence ATGAGTGATAATGAACGAACGATTGTAGTTAGAGTGTTAAAATTTGACCCTCAAAGCGCGGTGAGTAAGCCGCATTTTAAAGAGTATCAATTGAAAGAAACGCCTTCCATGACGCTCTTTATCGCTTTAAACCTCATTAGAGAGCATCAAGATCCGGATTTGAGCTTTGATTTTGTGTGTCGTGCTGGGATTTGCGGCTCTTGCGCGATGATGGTTAATGGGAGACCAAGGCTAGCTTGTAAAACCCTAACTTCTAGTTTTGAAAGCGGGGTGATCACGCTGATGCCCATGCCCAGTTTTACGCTCATTAAAGATTTGAGCGTGAATACCGGCGATTGGTTTAGCGATATGACTAAAAGGGTGGAGAGTTGGGCGCATTCTAAAGAAGAAGTGGATATTACTAGGCCAGAAAAAAGGGTTGAGCCTGATGAAGCCCAAGAAGTCTTTGAATTAGACAGGTGTATTGAATGCGGGTGCTGTATCGCTTCTTGCGGGACCAAACTCATGCGCCCTAATTTCATTGGGGCTGCTGGCATGAACAGAGCCATGCGTTTCATGATTGACAGCCACGATGAAAGAAGCGATGACGATTTTTATGAATTAGTTGGCGATGATGATGGCGTTTTTGGGTGCATGAGCTTGATCGCTTGCCATGACACTTGCCCTAAAGAATTACCCTTGCAAAGCAGTATCGCTACTTTGCGTAACCGAATGTTGAAAGTGGGTAAAAGCCGCTAA